A window of Hevea brasiliensis isolate MT/VB/25A 57/8 chromosome 14, ASM3005281v1, whole genome shotgun sequence contains these coding sequences:
- the LOC131173296 gene encoding COP9 signalosome complex subunit 8-like, protein MDFTPLTDTLSSKYYDKISDICDELMLKFAAEGIPFQDEWPYAIHLLGHIYVNDINSARFLWKSIPSAVKENQPEVVAAWRIGQKLWTRDYAGVHEAIRGFDWSQETRVLVAAFSELYTKRMFQLLLSAYSTISIQDTAHFLGMNEDDAANYVTQQGWIVDPASGMLTVKKQLIVTEQKLDSSKLQRLTEYVFHLEH, encoded by the exons ATGGATTTCACTCCTCTAACAGACACATTGTCCTCAAAATACTATGATAAAATTTCTGATATCTGCGACGAACTCATGCTCAAG TTCGCAGCAGAGGGGATTCCTTTTCAGGACGAATGGCCCTATGCTATTCATCTTCTGGGTCATATTTATGTTAATGATAT TAACAGTGCTCGATTTCTCTGGAAATCAATACCCTCAGCTGTCAAAGAAAACCAACCGGAAGTGGTAGCAGCTTGGAGAATTGGTCAGAAATTATGGACACGTGACTATGCAGGTGTGCATGAGGCTATTCGTGGTTTTGATTGGAGTCAAGAAACTCGTGTTCTTGTTGCTGCATTCTCAG AGCTTTACACCAAGAGGATGTTTCAGCTGTTGCTGTCTGCTTATTCAACAATAAGCATCCAAGACACAGCTCACTTTCTTGGAATGAACGAGGATGATGCTGCAAACT ATGTAACGCAGCAAGGTTGGATTGTTGATCCTGCATCAGGGATGCTAACTGTGAAGAAGCAGCTGATTGTGACAGAGCAGAAACTGGATTCCAGTAAACTACAGCGCTTGACAGAATATGTATTCCACCTTGAGCATTAG
- the LOC110670671 gene encoding UDP-glycosyltransferase 88A1-like, which translates to MDEAIVLYPSPNVGHLVSMIEFAKLIHARRASLYIHILIISTPHGGRITASYIANVTASIPLLHFHYLPTISLPSKTTPTLHETLTCEEMIRLSNPQVHQTLLSISKTQTINALIMDFFCFASLPVAIQLNIPGYFFFTSGAGILAIFLRLPTLHQNSTKSFKDLNTFLHVPGLPPVLSSDLPLPLIDRYDKSHGYFLGMATCFQKSAGIIVNTFELLEPRAFKAISDGLCIPSSTTPPVHCIGPLIATKSTSDGAKDQCLTWLDSQPSQSVIFLCFGSLGLFSTEQLREIAIGLERSGQRFLWVVRNPPSNNQSLAISAQPDPDLNSLLPDGFLDRTKDRGRVVKSWAPQVAVLNHNSVSGFVTHCGWNSVLEAVCAGVPMVAWPLYAEQRFNRVMMVEEMKIALPMQETENGFVTALEVERRVNELMQSESGNFARKRTIAMKNEAKAALSEGGSSRVVLSRLVESWKHYS; encoded by the coding sequence ATGGATGAAGCGATAGTTCTCTACCCATCACCAAACGTAGGCCACTTGGTATCTATGATAGAGTTTGCCAAGCTCATACATGCCCGGCGAGCTTCCCTTTACATTCACATACTCATTATCTCCACCCCTCACGGTGGCAGAATCACTGCCTCTTACATTGCTAATGTTACTGCCTCCATTCCCTTATTGCATTTCCACTATCTTCCCACCATAAGTCTCCCTTCCAAAACCACCCCAACGCTCCATGAAACCCTCACCTGTGAGGAAATGATCCGTCTCAGTAACCCTCAAGTCCATCAAACCCTCCTTTCCATCTCCAAAACTCAGACCATTAATGCCCTAATTATGGATTTCTTCTGTTTTGCTTCTCTTCCTGTTGCCATCCAACTCAACATTCCTGGCTATTTTTTCTTCACTTCTGGTGCTGGGATTCTTGCAATCTTCTTGCGTCTTCCAACCCTTCATCAAAACAGTACCAAAAGTTTCAAAGATCTTAACACCTTTCTTCATGTGCCAGGTTTACCACCAGTACTTTCCTCTGACTTGCCTTTGCCCTTAATTGATCGCTATGATAAGAGCCATGGATACTTTCTAGGCATGGCCACCTGCTTTCAAAAGTCAGCTGGAATTATAGTGAACACCTTTGAATTGCTCGAGCCCAGAGCTTTCAAGGCAATTTCAGATGGACTCTGCATACCCAGTAGCACCACACCTCCTGTTCACTGTATCGGCCCATTGATAGCGACCAAAAGTACTAGTGATGGTGCAAAAGATCAATGTTTAACCTGGCTCGATTCTCAACCGAGTCAAAGTGTTATCTTTCTGTGTTTTGGAAGCTTGGGGCTGTTCTCAACGGAACAATTAAGGGAAATAGCTATTGGGTTGGAGAGAAGTGGCCAGAGGTTCTTGTGGGTGGTGCGAAATCCACCTTCTAATAACCAAAGCTTAGCCATCTCAGCCCAGCCAGACCCAGATTTGAACTCATTGCTCCCTGATGGTTTCCTGGATCGTACAAAGGACAGGGGACGCGTGGTGAAGTCATGGGCTCCTCAGGTCGCAGTATTGAATCATAACTCCGTGAGTGGATTTGTAACTCACTGTGGGTGGAACTCGGTGCTCGAAGCCGTGTGTGCTGGAGTGCCGATGGTGGCGTGGCCACTGTACGCAGAGCAAAGATTCAATAGGGTGATGATGGTGGAAGAAATGAAAATTGCTTTGCCCATGCAGGAAACCGAGAACGGGTTTGTAACTGCGTTGGAGGTGGAGAGGCGAGTTAATGAGTTGATGCAATCGGAATCAGGTAACTTTGCTAGGAAGCGAACCATTGCTATGAAAAATGAAGCCAAGGCAGCATTGAGTGAAGGTGGTTCCTCGCGTGTTGTATTATCCAGACTCGTTGAGTCATGGAAACATTATAGTTGA